A region of Oxyura jamaicensis isolate SHBP4307 breed ruddy duck chromosome 5, BPBGC_Ojam_1.0, whole genome shotgun sequence DNA encodes the following proteins:
- the LOC118167610 gene encoding myb-related transcription factor, partner of profilin-like: MFNPRNMAERKRKPKFSKEELDILVTEVTRNEAMLFGRETMRLSHADRDKIWEDIARQITSVSQVPRSVKDIKHRWDDMKRRTKDKLAFMQRSLSSPTSKGRPSAIVLTAHERAIESTLHSSRQMHGFRRADLDVVDSPSTSSDEDEEMPGTSREHCSSSLKRASAGVSQLSGPSFLHTSSSSEHSEAISQRQELHRPSPRTSSSCRPPHPRTRSPPLSSFDRQLLHSHSQQTELFRQFCQELVAIHRDMAESMHVIGQKMADLTSQVGQMCQTLSEIRDGVQAFHRIQGPSVIQGSLLQAACTKPAPEPSAESNQTPSKQTPPARTTRSRKRKHHF; the protein is encoded by the exons ATGTTCAACCCAAGGAACATGGCTGAACGAAAGAGGAAGCCCAAGTTTTCCAAGGAAGAACTGGACATTCTGGTCACTGAGGTGACCCGCAATGAAGCCATGCTGTTTGGGAGGGAGACAATGCGTCTATCCCATGCTGACAGGGACAAGATCTGGGAAGACATAGCCAGGCAGATCACATCAGTGAGCCAGGTCCCCAGGTCTGTAAAAGACATTAAACACAGATGGGACGACATGAAGAGAAGGACCAAGGACAAACTGGCATTCATGCAGAGGTCCCTCTCTAGCCCCACCAGCAAGGGGCGGCCCTCGGCCATCGTCCTGACCGCCCACGAGAGAGCCATCGAGTCAACGCTGCATTCATCACGCCAGATGCACGGCTTCCGGAGAGCGGATCTGGACGTGGTTGACAGCCCGTCAACGAGCT CTGACGAAGATGAAGAGATGCCAGGCACTTCTCGGGAACACTGCTCCTCCTCGCTGAAGAGGGCCAGTGCAGGAGTCAGCCAGCTCTCTGGGCCCTCCTTCCTCCACACCTCTTCCTCGTCGGAGCACTCAGAAGCTATCAGCCAAAGGCAGGAATTGCACCGTCCATCACCACGCACCTCCTCGTCCTGCAGACCCCCACACCCCCGCACAAGGAGCCCGCCCCTCTCCAGCTTCGATCGCCAGCTTCTTCATTCGCACTCGCAGCAAACAGAGCTGTTCAGGCAGTtctgccaggagctggtggctATTCACAGGGACATGGCAGAGAGCATGCATGTCATCGGCCAGAAGATGGCTGACCTCACCAGCCAGGTTGGCCAGATGTGCCAAACCCTATCAGAAATCCGTGATGGGGTCCAGGCTTTCCATAGGATACAGGGTCCTAGTGTCATACAGGGGTCTCTTCTGCAAGCAGCTTGCACAAAACCAGCCCCTGAGCCCAGTGCAGAGTCTAACCAAACCCCCTCAAAACAGACTCCTCCTGCACGGACTACCAGGTCACGAAAGAGAAAACACCATTTTTAG